In the genome of Phlebotomus papatasi isolate M1 chromosome 2, Ppap_2.1, whole genome shotgun sequence, one region contains:
- the LOC129802439 gene encoding Bardet-Biedl syndrome 1 protein homolog — MSVIGSSKWLDAQAEHQAALRTIPSCLTLCDLKNDNYNKLVAAEIPADLVSKSHLKVYKGTTLVSEQGLPGIPVAVESLYTEEYEPKVPIIAVAVGPSVLFYRNMKPYFKYTLPGLEVESIEHDVWRKLPTERPENVRSLITSLRTVEMSRLTVTSQKLLGMPDEEVQGYIHDHRDTALQRLSTITAMTTLRRTSNDAKAVSCLVIASESGEIFILDSQAFTVLHRARCCPSHGTPCMISVSGHFDIDFRIVVSTREGGVSILRKSWLEGRQIIRLDHPTTGLAILPIDQTIVVVCMNNSLMCYSKKGKRLWSVTLPFHSICMVPVLLSHLGMTLVCVALFGGLVQLYLGKSLVDQFTAPDTVSAMTFGRLGQEDHVLVLVTVDGSLIIKILKRTAEFSPRLIGNEVTGKLSSNTTEDSSNTGNLRIPKKTKVFVEQTIRERENASAIYQSFQSELWRLRLTAARATVDVINLAESTLSGDGGFAPIKLSAEVLGLGPVFRLKLRLENMASRRREANNLCVLLHAENRHYTLEKPFARLPALAPGIPLTIDFKVTVIIDPTDGLPPPDLTPDNSVIRVMIFKCGQAKPLIAATISMPTPELQALEVY, encoded by the exons ATGTCAGTCATTGG ATCGAGCAAATGGCTAGATGCTCAAGCTGAACATCAAGCTGCTCTCAGAACAATCCCTTCGTGCCTAACTTTATGTGATTTGAAAAATGATAACTACAACAAATTGGTGGCAGCGGAAATACCCGCGGATCTTGTGTCAAAGTCACACCTTAAGGTGTACAAGGGAACAACACTGGTTAGTGAACAAGGACTTCCTGGGATTCCCGTTGCCGTCGAAAGTCTCTACACTGAGGAATATGAGCCAAAAGTTCCTA TAATTGCCGTGGCTGTTGGACCATCTGTTCTCTTCTATCGAAACATGAAACCATACTTTAAGTACACCCTGCCGGGTCTTGAGGTGGAGAGTATAGAGCACGATGTCTGGCGAAAATTGCCCACAGAGCGTCCGGAGAATGTGCGATCGCTAATTACTAGCCTGAGAACAGTGGAAATGAGTCGATTGACTGTGACATCGCAGAAGCTCCTTGGAATGCCCGATGAAGAGGTACAGGGATACATTCATGATCACCGTGACACAGCACTTCAACGTCTCTCCACCATCACAGCCATGACCACTCTTAGGAGAACATCGAATGATGCCAAAGCCGTCTCGTGTCTGGTAATTGCCAGTGAATCTGGTGAAATATTTATTCTGGACTCACAGGCATTTACAGTGTTACACCGGGCCAGATGTTGTCCATCGCATGGAACACCGTGCATGATATCAGTTAGTGGACACTTTGACATCGATTTTCGCATTGTGGTGTCAACTCGCGAGGGTGGAGTGAGTATCTTAAGAAAATCATGGCTCGAAGGACGACAGATAATACGGTTGGATCACCCAACAACGGGTCTTGCCATTCTGCCCATCGATCAGACAATTGTCGTGGTGTGCATGAATAATTCCCTAATGTGCTACTCCAAGAAGGGCAAGAGACTCTGGTCAGTCACTCTGCCATTCCATTCTATTTGCATGGTACCCGTGCTCCTATCCCATCTCGGAATGACTCTTGTATGTGTCGCTCTCTTTGGCGGCTTAGTTCAGCTCTACTTGGGCAAGAGTCTTGTGGATCAATTTACAGCTCCAGACACCGTGTCTGCAATGACCTTTGGCCGTCTCGGTCAGGAAGATCATGTTCTTGTGTTGGTTACAGTGGATGGATCACTCATCATTAAAATACTCAAGCGTACCGCAGAATTCTCACCACGATTGATCGGAAATGAGGTGACGGGCAAATTATCCAGCAACACTACCGAGGACAGTTCCAATACGGGCAATTTGCGCATACCGAAAAAAACGAAAGTTTTCGTGGAACAGACAATTCGTGAGAGAGAAAATGCTTCAG CCATCTATCAATCATTCCAATCTGAGCTCTGGCGACTTCGGCTTACAGCCGCTCGAGCCACAGTGGATGTGATCAATCTGGCAGAAAGTACCTTGTCCGGTGATGGTGGTTTTGCCCCCATCAAATTGTCAGCCGAAGTATTGGGTCTCGGTCCTGTCTTTCGTCTCAAACTTCGCCTAGAAAATATGGCAAGTCGCCGGCGCGAAGCTAACAATTTATGCGTTCTTCTTCATGCGGAAAATCGTCACTATACACTTGAAAAGCCATTCGCTCGATTGCCCGCACTTGCACCTGGAATTCCACTCACCATTGACTTCAAAGTCACCGTCATCATCGATCCCACAGATGGTCTCCCACCACCTGATCTCACACCCGATAACTCCGTGATTAGAGTGATGATCTTCAAATGTGGTCAG GCAAAGCCACTAATAGCAGCAACAATTTCCATGCCTACACCCGAACTTCAGGCATTAGAAGTATATTAA
- the LOC129801076 gene encoding acyl-CoA-binding domain-containing protein 5-like, which produces MGIDQEQLFMETVHKYQSFGIELTNQSSSDDFRVYGLYKQAVSGNCTKPIPNRYDRLNVKKYMAWNDLKGMSQDKAKELYEQLFMETVHKYQSFGIELTNQSSSDDFRVYGLYKQAISGNCTKPIPNRYDRLNVKKYMAWNDLKGMSQDKAKELYVKEMKKVMQKINE; this is translated from the exons ATGGGTATAGATCAA GAACAACTCTTCATGGAAACTGTGCACAAGTACCAAAGTTTCGGTATAGAATTAACAAATCAGAGTTCTTCTGATGACTTTAGAGTTTACGGATTGTACAAGCAAGCTGTCTCTGGAAATTGCACAAAACCAATACCCAATCGATATGACCGATTGAATGTGAAGAAATACATGGCTTGGAATGACTTAAAAGGAATGAGTCAGGATAAGGCTAAGGAACTCTAT GAACAACTCTTCATGGAAACTGTGCACAAATACCAAAGTTTCGGTATAGAATTAACAAATCAGAGTTCTTCTGATGACTTCAGAGTTTACGGATTGTACAAGCAAGCTATCTCTGGGAATTGTACAAAACCAATACCCAATCGATATGACCGATTGAATGTGAAGAAATACATGGCTTGGAATGACTTAAAAGGAATGAGTCAGGATAAGGCTAAGGAACTCTATGTGAAAGAAATGAAGAAAGTAATGcagaaaattaatgaataa
- the LOC129802460 gene encoding acyl-CoA-binding protein homolog: MSLDEKFNEVAETARQISQLVTKEEWMEVYGLYKQSVEGDNYRGRPSMGDIRGKALWQAWFNLIGMDQTEAKKKYITLVEQLAREHL; the protein is encoded by the exons atgtctttggaCGAG AAATTCAATGAAGTTGCCGAGACAGCCCGGCAAATCAGTCAGTTGGTCACAAAGGAGGAATGGATGGAAGTCTATGGACTCTACAAGCAATCAGTCGAAGGGGACAACTACAGAG GAAGACCAAGTATGGGTGATATCAGAGGAAAAGCCCTATGGCAAGCATGGTTCAATCTCATAGGAATGGATCAAACTGAGGCTAAAAAGAAATACATCACGCTTGTTGAGCAGTTAGCACGAGAGCATCTTTAA